The Carassius carassius chromosome 16, fCarCar2.1, whole genome shotgun sequence genome window below encodes:
- the LOC132160127 gene encoding arf-GAP with coiled-coil, ANK repeat and PH domain-containing protein 2-like isoform X2, which translates to MKITVDFEECLKDSPRFRAIIEEAESDVCELESKLDKLVKLCIGMIDAGKAYNTANRQFVSGIRELAQQSAKDDVIESSLNKFAENLQEMINYHTILFDQAQRSIKSQLQAFIREDLRKFKEAKKQFDKVSEEKEAALSKNAQAPRNKPHEVEEASATLNATRKCFRHIVLDYVLQINVLQSKRRSEILKSMLSFMYAHLTFFHQGYDLFSELQPLMKQLTGQLDQLVVDSAKERKDMEMKHSTIQQKDFSNDDTKLEYNVDAENGIVMEGYLFKRASNAFKTWNRRWFSIQNNQLVYQKKFKDNPTVVVEDLRLCTVKHCEDIERRFCFEVVSPTKSCMMQADSEKLRQAWIKAVQNSIATAFRDRAEDAEKMDGKSSTSPVSLDSAGEVKERSLKGESALQRVMVIGGNSVCCDCGQPEPCWASINLGITLCIQCSGIHRSLGVHFSKVRSLTLDTWEPELLKLMCELGNGVINQIYEARREELGARKPQPGDPRHEVEAYIKAKYVDRRFVRRRSEDEIRQKVLSLSQQHKRLSGCSEARSARAPSASASSVNHGSLFCVDELDSLFSYFNSSARPCCHGPELHISEPQEEGCGRGVGVSSEPQEGVSCEPSPGLQLYWGSFCRSLPDMAEALAHGAGVNWTHADEQKRTPLIMAVHGGSLVTCEFLLQNSASVNQQDSLGRAPLHHATILGHTGQVCLFLKRGANQNAADVENQTPLSIAVEAANADIVTLLRLAKMNEEMRDSEGLYSQSGDETYQDIFQDFSQMASNDPDKLNRY; encoded by the exons ATGAAGATTACTGTGGATTTCGAGGAATGTCTCAAGGATTCTCCCAGATTCAG GGCAATCATCGAGGAGGCGGAGAGCGACGTCTGTGAGCTCGAGTCCAAACTAGACAAG CTGGTGAAACTGTGCATTGGGATGATCGATGCTGGAAAGGCGTACAACACGGCCAACAGGCAGTTTGTGAGTGGGATTCGGGAGTTGGCGCAGCAGTCTGCCAAAGATGATGTGATCGAG TCCAGTCTGAACAAGTTTGCAGAGAATCTTCAAGAGATGATCAACTATCACACA aTTTTATTCGACCAAGCACAACGATCAATCAAATCACAACTGCAGGCATTCATTCGAGA GGACCTTCGGAAATTCAAAGAAGCGAAGAAACAGTTCGACAAAGTGAGCGAGGAGAAAGAAGCTGCCCTGTCCAAAAATGCCCAGGCGCCTCGAAACAAACCGCACGAGGTGGAGGAGGCCAGCGCCACCCTCAACGCCACGCGCAAGTGCTTCCGCCACATCGTCCTGGACTACGTCCTGCAG aTTAATGTGCTGCAGTCCAAGAGACGATCAGAAATCCTCAAATCg ATGCTGTCCTTCATGTACGCCCACCTGACCTTCTTCCATCAAGGTTATGATCTGTTCAGTGAACTACAACCCCTCATGAAACAACTGACCGGACAG CTGGATCAGCTGGTGGTCGACTCCGCAAAAGAGAGGAAAGATATGGAGATGAAACACTCGACTATACAGCAGAAG GACTTCTCAAATGACGACACCAAGCTGGAGTACAATGTGGACGCAGAGAATGGGATCGTCATGGAGGGATATCTGTTCAAGAGGGCCAGCAATGCCTTCAAAACCTGGAACAG GCGGTGGTTCTCAATTCAGAATAATCAGCTAGTTTACCAAAAGAAATTTAAG gataACCCTACGGTTGTGGTGGAGGACTTGAGGTTATGCACCGTCAAACACTGCGAGGACATCGAGCGCAGATTCTGCTTCGAAGTGGTTTCTCCAACAAA GAGCTGTATGATGCAAGCAGACTCTGAAAAACTCAGACAAGCCTGGATCAAAGCCGTACAAAACAGCATCGCCACAGCCTTCAGGGACAGAGCAGAGGACGCAGAG AAGATGGACGGGAAGTCGTCCACGTCGCCGGTCAGCCTGGACTCTGCCGGCGAGGTGAAGGAGAGGAGTCTGAAGGGCGAGAGCGCGCTGCAGAGGGTCATGGTCATCGGCGGGAACAGCGTCTGCTGTGACTGCGGTCAGCCGGAGCCGTGCTGGGCCAGCATCAACCTGGGCATCACACTCTGCATTCAGTGCTCGGGcattcacag gaGTCTCGGCGTTCATTTCTCGAAGGTCAGGTCTCTGACGCTGGACACGTGGGAGCCTGAGCTGCTCAAG CTGATGTGTGAGCTGGGAAATGGTGTCATCAATCAGATCTACGAGGCTCGGCGGGAAGAATTAGGAGCCAGGAAACCACAACCGGGAGATCCCAG GCATGAGGTGGAGGCCTACATCAAAGCCAAGTACGTGGATCGCAGGTTTGTGCGGAGACGCTCTGAAGACGAGATCAGACAGAAGGTTTTATCTCTGAGTCAACAGCACAAACGTCTCAGCGGCTGCTCTGAAGCTCGCTCTGCCAGAGCACCGTCAGCGTCTGCTTCCTCAG TGAACCACGGGTCTCTCTTCTGTGTAGATGAGCTCGATTCGCTCTTCTCCTACTTTAACTCCTCCGCCAGACCCTGCTGTC ATGGCCCAGAGCTGCACATCTCCGAGCCTCAGGAGGAGGGCTGTGGGAGAGGTGTGGGGGTGTCCTCCGAGCCTCAAGAGGGGGTGTCCTGCGAGCCGTCGCCGGGCCTGCAGCTGTACTGGGGCTCTTTCTGCCGCAGTCTGCCGGACATGGCCGAAGCTCTCGCTCATGGAGCAGGAGTCAACTGGACCCATGCTGACGAGCAGAAAAGGACGCCGCTCATAATGGCTGTGCACggg gggTCTCTGGTCACGTGTGAGTTCCTGCTCCAGAATTCAGCCAGTGTCAACCAGCAGGACAGTCTGGGCAGAGCACCTCTCCATCACGCCACTATCCTGGGCCACACCGG GCAAGTGTGTTTATTTCTAAAACGGGGAGCCAATCAGAACGCAGCGGATGTGGAGAATCAGACGCCGCTGTCAATCGCCGTCGAGGCAGCTAACGCTGATATTGTCACGCT GCTTCGGCTGGCCAAGATGAACGAGGAGATGCGTGATTCAGAAGGTCTGTACAGTCAGTCAGG AGATGAGACGTACCAGGATATCTTCCAAGACTTCTCACAGATGGCATCGAACGACCCTGACAAGCTCAACCGCTACTGA
- the LOC132160127 gene encoding arf-GAP with coiled-coil, ANK repeat and PH domain-containing protein 2-like isoform X3 — MKITVDFEECLKDSPRFRAIIEEAESDVCELESKLDKLVKLCIGMIDAGKAYNTANRQFVSGIRELAQQSAKDDVIESSLNKFAENLQEMINYHTILFDQAQRSIKSQLQAFIREDLRKFKEAKKQFDKVSEEKEAALSKNAQAPRNKPHEVEEASATLNATRKCFRHIVLDYVLQINVLQSKRRSEILKSMLSFMYAHLTFFHQGYDLFSELQPLMKQLTGQLDQLVVDSAKERKDMEMKHSTIQQKDFSNDDTKLEYNVDAENGIVMEGYLFKRASNAFKTWNRRWFSIQNNQLVYQKKFKDNPTVVVEDLRLCTVKHCEDIERRFCFEVVSPTKSCMMQADSEKLRQAWIKAVQNSIATAFRDRAEDAEKMDGKSSTSPVSLDSAGEVKERSLKGESALQRVMVIGGNSVCCDCGQPEPCWASINLGITLCIQCSGIHRSLGVHFSKVRSLTLDTWEPELLKLMCELGNGVINQIYEARREELGARKPQPGDPRHEVEAYIKAKYVDRRFVRRRSEDEIRQKVLSLSQQHKRLSGCSEARSARAPSASASSVNHGSLFCVDELDSLFSYFNSSARPCCHGPELHISEPQEEGCGRGVGVSSEPQEGVSCEPSPGLQLYWGSFCRSLPDMAEALAHGAGVNWTHADEQKRTPLIMAVHGGSLVTCEFLLQNSASVNQQDSLGRAPLHHATILGHTGQVCLFLKRGANQNAADVENQTPLSIAVEAANADIVTLLRLAKMNEEMRDSEGDETYQDIFQDFSQMASNDPDKLNRY; from the exons ATGAAGATTACTGTGGATTTCGAGGAATGTCTCAAGGATTCTCCCAGATTCAG GGCAATCATCGAGGAGGCGGAGAGCGACGTCTGTGAGCTCGAGTCCAAACTAGACAAG CTGGTGAAACTGTGCATTGGGATGATCGATGCTGGAAAGGCGTACAACACGGCCAACAGGCAGTTTGTGAGTGGGATTCGGGAGTTGGCGCAGCAGTCTGCCAAAGATGATGTGATCGAG TCCAGTCTGAACAAGTTTGCAGAGAATCTTCAAGAGATGATCAACTATCACACA aTTTTATTCGACCAAGCACAACGATCAATCAAATCACAACTGCAGGCATTCATTCGAGA GGACCTTCGGAAATTCAAAGAAGCGAAGAAACAGTTCGACAAAGTGAGCGAGGAGAAAGAAGCTGCCCTGTCCAAAAATGCCCAGGCGCCTCGAAACAAACCGCACGAGGTGGAGGAGGCCAGCGCCACCCTCAACGCCACGCGCAAGTGCTTCCGCCACATCGTCCTGGACTACGTCCTGCAG aTTAATGTGCTGCAGTCCAAGAGACGATCAGAAATCCTCAAATCg ATGCTGTCCTTCATGTACGCCCACCTGACCTTCTTCCATCAAGGTTATGATCTGTTCAGTGAACTACAACCCCTCATGAAACAACTGACCGGACAG CTGGATCAGCTGGTGGTCGACTCCGCAAAAGAGAGGAAAGATATGGAGATGAAACACTCGACTATACAGCAGAAG GACTTCTCAAATGACGACACCAAGCTGGAGTACAATGTGGACGCAGAGAATGGGATCGTCATGGAGGGATATCTGTTCAAGAGGGCCAGCAATGCCTTCAAAACCTGGAACAG GCGGTGGTTCTCAATTCAGAATAATCAGCTAGTTTACCAAAAGAAATTTAAG gataACCCTACGGTTGTGGTGGAGGACTTGAGGTTATGCACCGTCAAACACTGCGAGGACATCGAGCGCAGATTCTGCTTCGAAGTGGTTTCTCCAACAAA GAGCTGTATGATGCAAGCAGACTCTGAAAAACTCAGACAAGCCTGGATCAAAGCCGTACAAAACAGCATCGCCACAGCCTTCAGGGACAGAGCAGAGGACGCAGAG AAGATGGACGGGAAGTCGTCCACGTCGCCGGTCAGCCTGGACTCTGCCGGCGAGGTGAAGGAGAGGAGTCTGAAGGGCGAGAGCGCGCTGCAGAGGGTCATGGTCATCGGCGGGAACAGCGTCTGCTGTGACTGCGGTCAGCCGGAGCCGTGCTGGGCCAGCATCAACCTGGGCATCACACTCTGCATTCAGTGCTCGGGcattcacag gaGTCTCGGCGTTCATTTCTCGAAGGTCAGGTCTCTGACGCTGGACACGTGGGAGCCTGAGCTGCTCAAG CTGATGTGTGAGCTGGGAAATGGTGTCATCAATCAGATCTACGAGGCTCGGCGGGAAGAATTAGGAGCCAGGAAACCACAACCGGGAGATCCCAG GCATGAGGTGGAGGCCTACATCAAAGCCAAGTACGTGGATCGCAGGTTTGTGCGGAGACGCTCTGAAGACGAGATCAGACAGAAGGTTTTATCTCTGAGTCAACAGCACAAACGTCTCAGCGGCTGCTCTGAAGCTCGCTCTGCCAGAGCACCGTCAGCGTCTGCTTCCTCAG TGAACCACGGGTCTCTCTTCTGTGTAGATGAGCTCGATTCGCTCTTCTCCTACTTTAACTCCTCCGCCAGACCCTGCTGTC ATGGCCCAGAGCTGCACATCTCCGAGCCTCAGGAGGAGGGCTGTGGGAGAGGTGTGGGGGTGTCCTCCGAGCCTCAAGAGGGGGTGTCCTGCGAGCCGTCGCCGGGCCTGCAGCTGTACTGGGGCTCTTTCTGCCGCAGTCTGCCGGACATGGCCGAAGCTCTCGCTCATGGAGCAGGAGTCAACTGGACCCATGCTGACGAGCAGAAAAGGACGCCGCTCATAATGGCTGTGCACggg gggTCTCTGGTCACGTGTGAGTTCCTGCTCCAGAATTCAGCCAGTGTCAACCAGCAGGACAGTCTGGGCAGAGCACCTCTCCATCACGCCACTATCCTGGGCCACACCGG GCAAGTGTGTTTATTTCTAAAACGGGGAGCCAATCAGAACGCAGCGGATGTGGAGAATCAGACGCCGCTGTCAATCGCCGTCGAGGCAGCTAACGCTGATATTGTCACGCT GCTTCGGCTGGCCAAGATGAACGAGGAGATGCGTGATTCAGAAG GAGATGAGACGTACCAGGATATCTTCCAAGACTTCTCACAGATGGCATCGAACGACCCTGACAAGCTCAACCGCTACTGA
- the LOC132160127 gene encoding arf-GAP with coiled-coil, ANK repeat and PH domain-containing protein 2-like isoform X4: MKITVDFEECLKDSPRFRAIIEEAESDVCELESKLDKLVKLCIGMIDAGKAYNTANRQFVSGIRELAQQSAKDDVIESSLNKFAENLQEMINYHTILFDQAQRSIKSQLQAFIREDLRKFKEAKKQFDKVSEEKEAALSKNAQAPRNKPHEVEEASATLNATRKCFRHIVLDYVLQINVLQSKRRSEILKSMLSFMYAHLTFFHQGYDLFSELQPLMKQLTGQLDQLVVDSAKERKDMEMKHSTIQQKDFSNDDTKLEYNVDAENGIVMEGYLFKRASNAFKTWNRRWFSIQNNQLVYQKKFKDNPTVVVEDLRLCTVKHCEDIERRFCFEVVSPTKSCMMQADSEKLRQAWIKAVQNSIATAFRDRAEDAEKMDGKSSTSPVSLDSAGEVKERSLKGESALQRVMVIGGNSVCCDCGQPEPCWASINLGITLCIQCSGIHRSLGVHFSKVRSLTLDTWEPELLKLMCELGNGVINQIYEARREELGARKPQPGDPRHEVEAYIKAKYVDRRFVRRRSEDEIRQKVLSLSQQHKRLSGCSEARSARAPSASASSDELDSLFSYFNSSARPCCHGPELHISEPQEEGCGRGVGVSSEPQEGVSCEPSPGLQLYWGSFCRSLPDMAEALAHGAGVNWTHADEQKRTPLIMAVHGGSLVTCEFLLQNSASVNQQDSLGRAPLHHATILGHTGQVCLFLKRGANQNAADVENQTPLSIAVEAANADIVTLLRLAKMNEEMRDSEGLYSQSGQYNSNSPTEMQYRKCMEEFINLQLRDS, translated from the exons ATGAAGATTACTGTGGATTTCGAGGAATGTCTCAAGGATTCTCCCAGATTCAG GGCAATCATCGAGGAGGCGGAGAGCGACGTCTGTGAGCTCGAGTCCAAACTAGACAAG CTGGTGAAACTGTGCATTGGGATGATCGATGCTGGAAAGGCGTACAACACGGCCAACAGGCAGTTTGTGAGTGGGATTCGGGAGTTGGCGCAGCAGTCTGCCAAAGATGATGTGATCGAG TCCAGTCTGAACAAGTTTGCAGAGAATCTTCAAGAGATGATCAACTATCACACA aTTTTATTCGACCAAGCACAACGATCAATCAAATCACAACTGCAGGCATTCATTCGAGA GGACCTTCGGAAATTCAAAGAAGCGAAGAAACAGTTCGACAAAGTGAGCGAGGAGAAAGAAGCTGCCCTGTCCAAAAATGCCCAGGCGCCTCGAAACAAACCGCACGAGGTGGAGGAGGCCAGCGCCACCCTCAACGCCACGCGCAAGTGCTTCCGCCACATCGTCCTGGACTACGTCCTGCAG aTTAATGTGCTGCAGTCCAAGAGACGATCAGAAATCCTCAAATCg ATGCTGTCCTTCATGTACGCCCACCTGACCTTCTTCCATCAAGGTTATGATCTGTTCAGTGAACTACAACCCCTCATGAAACAACTGACCGGACAG CTGGATCAGCTGGTGGTCGACTCCGCAAAAGAGAGGAAAGATATGGAGATGAAACACTCGACTATACAGCAGAAG GACTTCTCAAATGACGACACCAAGCTGGAGTACAATGTGGACGCAGAGAATGGGATCGTCATGGAGGGATATCTGTTCAAGAGGGCCAGCAATGCCTTCAAAACCTGGAACAG GCGGTGGTTCTCAATTCAGAATAATCAGCTAGTTTACCAAAAGAAATTTAAG gataACCCTACGGTTGTGGTGGAGGACTTGAGGTTATGCACCGTCAAACACTGCGAGGACATCGAGCGCAGATTCTGCTTCGAAGTGGTTTCTCCAACAAA GAGCTGTATGATGCAAGCAGACTCTGAAAAACTCAGACAAGCCTGGATCAAAGCCGTACAAAACAGCATCGCCACAGCCTTCAGGGACAGAGCAGAGGACGCAGAG AAGATGGACGGGAAGTCGTCCACGTCGCCGGTCAGCCTGGACTCTGCCGGCGAGGTGAAGGAGAGGAGTCTGAAGGGCGAGAGCGCGCTGCAGAGGGTCATGGTCATCGGCGGGAACAGCGTCTGCTGTGACTGCGGTCAGCCGGAGCCGTGCTGGGCCAGCATCAACCTGGGCATCACACTCTGCATTCAGTGCTCGGGcattcacag gaGTCTCGGCGTTCATTTCTCGAAGGTCAGGTCTCTGACGCTGGACACGTGGGAGCCTGAGCTGCTCAAG CTGATGTGTGAGCTGGGAAATGGTGTCATCAATCAGATCTACGAGGCTCGGCGGGAAGAATTAGGAGCCAGGAAACCACAACCGGGAGATCCCAG GCATGAGGTGGAGGCCTACATCAAAGCCAAGTACGTGGATCGCAGGTTTGTGCGGAGACGCTCTGAAGACGAGATCAGACAGAAGGTTTTATCTCTGAGTCAACAGCACAAACGTCTCAGCGGCTGCTCTGAAGCTCGCTCTGCCAGAGCACCGTCAGCGTCTGCTTCCTCAG ATGAGCTCGATTCGCTCTTCTCCTACTTTAACTCCTCCGCCAGACCCTGCTGTC ATGGCCCAGAGCTGCACATCTCCGAGCCTCAGGAGGAGGGCTGTGGGAGAGGTGTGGGGGTGTCCTCCGAGCCTCAAGAGGGGGTGTCCTGCGAGCCGTCGCCGGGCCTGCAGCTGTACTGGGGCTCTTTCTGCCGCAGTCTGCCGGACATGGCCGAAGCTCTCGCTCATGGAGCAGGAGTCAACTGGACCCATGCTGACGAGCAGAAAAGGACGCCGCTCATAATGGCTGTGCACggg gggTCTCTGGTCACGTGTGAGTTCCTGCTCCAGAATTCAGCCAGTGTCAACCAGCAGGACAGTCTGGGCAGAGCACCTCTCCATCACGCCACTATCCTGGGCCACACCGG GCAAGTGTGTTTATTTCTAAAACGGGGAGCCAATCAGAACGCAGCGGATGTGGAGAATCAGACGCCGCTGTCAATCGCCGTCGAGGCAGCTAACGCTGATATTGTCACGCT GCTTCGGCTGGCCAAGATGAACGAGGAGATGCGTGATTCAGAAGGTCTGTACAGTCAGTCAGGGCAATATAACTCTAACAGCCCGACTGAAATGCAGTATCGGAAATGTATGGAAGAGTTCATAAACTTACAGCTCAGAGACTCCTAA
- the LOC132160127 gene encoding arf-GAP with coiled-coil, ANK repeat and PH domain-containing protein 2-like isoform X1: MKITVDFEECLKDSPRFRAIIEEAESDVCELESKLDKLVKLCIGMIDAGKAYNTANRQFVSGIRELAQQSAKDDVIESSLNKFAENLQEMINYHTILFDQAQRSIKSQLQAFIREDLRKFKEAKKQFDKVSEEKEAALSKNAQAPRNKPHEVEEASATLNATRKCFRHIVLDYVLQINVLQSKRRSEILKSMLSFMYAHLTFFHQGYDLFSELQPLMKQLTGQLDQLVVDSAKERKDMEMKHSTIQQKDFSNDDTKLEYNVDAENGIVMEGYLFKRASNAFKTWNRRWFSIQNNQLVYQKKFKDNPTVVVEDLRLCTVKHCEDIERRFCFEVVSPTKSCMMQADSEKLRQAWIKAVQNSIATAFRDRAEDAEKMDGKSSTSPVSLDSAGEVKERSLKGESALQRVMVIGGNSVCCDCGQPEPCWASINLGITLCIQCSGIHRSLGVHFSKVRSLTLDTWEPELLKLMCELGNGVINQIYEARREELGARKPQPGDPRHEVEAYIKAKYVDRRFVRRRSEDEIRQKVLSLSQQHKRLSGCSEARSARAPSASASSVNHGSLFCVDELDSLFSYFNSSARPCCHGPELHISEPQEEGCGRGVGVSSEPQEGVSCEPSPGLQLYWGSFCRSLPDMAEALAHGAGVNWTHADEQKRTPLIMAVHGGSLVTCEFLLQNSASVNQQDSLGRAPLHHATILGHTGQVCLFLKRGANQNAADVENQTPLSIAVEAANADIVTLLRLAKMNEEMRDSEGLYSQSGQYNSNSPTEMQYRKCMEEFINLQLRDS; encoded by the exons ATGAAGATTACTGTGGATTTCGAGGAATGTCTCAAGGATTCTCCCAGATTCAG GGCAATCATCGAGGAGGCGGAGAGCGACGTCTGTGAGCTCGAGTCCAAACTAGACAAG CTGGTGAAACTGTGCATTGGGATGATCGATGCTGGAAAGGCGTACAACACGGCCAACAGGCAGTTTGTGAGTGGGATTCGGGAGTTGGCGCAGCAGTCTGCCAAAGATGATGTGATCGAG TCCAGTCTGAACAAGTTTGCAGAGAATCTTCAAGAGATGATCAACTATCACACA aTTTTATTCGACCAAGCACAACGATCAATCAAATCACAACTGCAGGCATTCATTCGAGA GGACCTTCGGAAATTCAAAGAAGCGAAGAAACAGTTCGACAAAGTGAGCGAGGAGAAAGAAGCTGCCCTGTCCAAAAATGCCCAGGCGCCTCGAAACAAACCGCACGAGGTGGAGGAGGCCAGCGCCACCCTCAACGCCACGCGCAAGTGCTTCCGCCACATCGTCCTGGACTACGTCCTGCAG aTTAATGTGCTGCAGTCCAAGAGACGATCAGAAATCCTCAAATCg ATGCTGTCCTTCATGTACGCCCACCTGACCTTCTTCCATCAAGGTTATGATCTGTTCAGTGAACTACAACCCCTCATGAAACAACTGACCGGACAG CTGGATCAGCTGGTGGTCGACTCCGCAAAAGAGAGGAAAGATATGGAGATGAAACACTCGACTATACAGCAGAAG GACTTCTCAAATGACGACACCAAGCTGGAGTACAATGTGGACGCAGAGAATGGGATCGTCATGGAGGGATATCTGTTCAAGAGGGCCAGCAATGCCTTCAAAACCTGGAACAG GCGGTGGTTCTCAATTCAGAATAATCAGCTAGTTTACCAAAAGAAATTTAAG gataACCCTACGGTTGTGGTGGAGGACTTGAGGTTATGCACCGTCAAACACTGCGAGGACATCGAGCGCAGATTCTGCTTCGAAGTGGTTTCTCCAACAAA GAGCTGTATGATGCAAGCAGACTCTGAAAAACTCAGACAAGCCTGGATCAAAGCCGTACAAAACAGCATCGCCACAGCCTTCAGGGACAGAGCAGAGGACGCAGAG AAGATGGACGGGAAGTCGTCCACGTCGCCGGTCAGCCTGGACTCTGCCGGCGAGGTGAAGGAGAGGAGTCTGAAGGGCGAGAGCGCGCTGCAGAGGGTCATGGTCATCGGCGGGAACAGCGTCTGCTGTGACTGCGGTCAGCCGGAGCCGTGCTGGGCCAGCATCAACCTGGGCATCACACTCTGCATTCAGTGCTCGGGcattcacag gaGTCTCGGCGTTCATTTCTCGAAGGTCAGGTCTCTGACGCTGGACACGTGGGAGCCTGAGCTGCTCAAG CTGATGTGTGAGCTGGGAAATGGTGTCATCAATCAGATCTACGAGGCTCGGCGGGAAGAATTAGGAGCCAGGAAACCACAACCGGGAGATCCCAG GCATGAGGTGGAGGCCTACATCAAAGCCAAGTACGTGGATCGCAGGTTTGTGCGGAGACGCTCTGAAGACGAGATCAGACAGAAGGTTTTATCTCTGAGTCAACAGCACAAACGTCTCAGCGGCTGCTCTGAAGCTCGCTCTGCCAGAGCACCGTCAGCGTCTGCTTCCTCAG TGAACCACGGGTCTCTCTTCTGTGTAGATGAGCTCGATTCGCTCTTCTCCTACTTTAACTCCTCCGCCAGACCCTGCTGTC ATGGCCCAGAGCTGCACATCTCCGAGCCTCAGGAGGAGGGCTGTGGGAGAGGTGTGGGGGTGTCCTCCGAGCCTCAAGAGGGGGTGTCCTGCGAGCCGTCGCCGGGCCTGCAGCTGTACTGGGGCTCTTTCTGCCGCAGTCTGCCGGACATGGCCGAAGCTCTCGCTCATGGAGCAGGAGTCAACTGGACCCATGCTGACGAGCAGAAAAGGACGCCGCTCATAATGGCTGTGCACggg gggTCTCTGGTCACGTGTGAGTTCCTGCTCCAGAATTCAGCCAGTGTCAACCAGCAGGACAGTCTGGGCAGAGCACCTCTCCATCACGCCACTATCCTGGGCCACACCGG GCAAGTGTGTTTATTTCTAAAACGGGGAGCCAATCAGAACGCAGCGGATGTGGAGAATCAGACGCCGCTGTCAATCGCCGTCGAGGCAGCTAACGCTGATATTGTCACGCT GCTTCGGCTGGCCAAGATGAACGAGGAGATGCGTGATTCAGAAGGTCTGTACAGTCAGTCAGGGCAATATAACTCTAACAGCCCGACTGAAATGCAGTATCGGAAATGTATGGAAGAGTTCATAAACTTACAGCTCAGAGACTCCTAA